Part of the Ictalurus punctatus breed USDA103 chromosome 9, Coco_2.0, whole genome shotgun sequence genome is shown below.
TTTGGGAATCCTGGTTTGAGTTTTATTTAGATAAGGAAAACGGGAATATATTGtacttttctttcattttcgtTTGGAATAGAGACGGACGTTTAAAAATCTGTTAtcctttgtttattattttaacattacTCATCCTGACACTAATTCTCTGACGGCTTTTTCCTCCATTTATCGATATACTTGCGTTAAAATACGAATGTGACGTCTCTGGTTTGTGTCTTGACCCTCGCTTCAGACTGACGCAAAGAACCCAGTGTTCTCAGAGTTCTCTCTGAACACAGCAATAAACACAACATCTAAACACAACATCGGGTCACTCCGAGCAAACTGAAACACGACTCAACCTGGATCCAGTCCTCGTTCAGTCCACATACACTGCAGAGGTATAATCCACATTTCctccacacactctcacacacacacactcacacagtttACGCAACTTTTATTAAAACATGTTCGTTATTCCATCGTGtgtcaaaaatatacaaaactgATGTCTTCTCAGGTAAAAAGAATGAGTTTTCCTTGCGTCTACTGTGTTATaaaaatctctctttttttggttAGATACGATACAGAATGAACTCAAAAACAATAATGATTAAAGTTAAACGATCAGATTTGATTAGAATGATGTAAAATCATTGTAATGAAACGATCGGATCTGGGCAGTGATGGAGTGTGAACTCTCCTCTCGGTCCATCGTTTGTTCAGAAGGATTTCCATCTGATGGCAGACAGGATGCAGTGAATGAAGTAAAACAGCGTGGCGGTGTAGGAGaaaacctgaaacacacacacacacacacacacacggaattGATTCATGAATTTGACAAGTAATTCATTTAATATGATAATTATTGTTCAGGTATTGGATTTTTCTTCTTGGAAAtagaagtaaatgaataaatcggGATGTTTGAGATGAATgtgttcaatttatttatttatttatttttattttgaggtACATTTTGCTTCCTCTCATGCTCCAAAGAGGATCTCGATGACTACTGGTTCCTTCAGGTGTCAGGATGAGCATTTTATTGCCGAGTCACGAAGGTGCTCCTACGGTAGGACAGTGACGCTGTTATTAGTGACGATATGCACATTAACTCAGCTGATTTATCTATCACatgctatttatttaaaaaagacatGAAAACGCGTAAAGCTGTATTACCATGGAGACGTGCATCACTCGTAAattttggtgaaatattttattattaacttccATTCACCAACACGTAGGAGAATCTCAGATCTGGAGCGTGATTGGAACACCAAACCTGTGCTTCAGTGCACCTCCATCACGAACGGGGCAAAGATGAAGAAGTTCTGAGAAAGTCAGGTTTTTCACCCAAACTGTAAAGTTTTTCAGGTGAAATGTTCCACAAATTCACACCATACGTTAGGGAGGTCAAGACGTACACAGGAGCGGAGCGCAGGTTCGGTGTTCCTGCAGTTTCACACTCCAAAACTGAGACCGGAGATTCTCCTTCTCTCATATGGCACGTGTTGGTGAATGAAAATCAGttcaaataaaagaaatcaCACGTCATAGGAACACCAAACGTCTTGACCTTCCTAACTCTCCAAATCGCTAATAACTCTAAACCTGTCAGCTTTTAGGGTTGTGATGTCAGGAACCACAGCACCTGCAGCTTCCAAACCTGACGTTCTAACAGAAGATCATTCTCTAGTGTTGGAAAAAAACCTGGAGATATGcaaaatgtttgtgattttaCATTCAccaatatatatacagtgagagaaaaaagtatttgatcccctgctgattttgtacgtttgcccactgacaaagaaatggtcagtctataattttaatggtagttgtatttgaacagtgagagacagaataacaacaagaaaatccagaaaaacgcatgttaaaaatgttataaattgatttgcattttaatgagggaaataagtatttgaccccctctcaatcagaaagatttctggctcccaggtgtcttttatacaggtgacgagctgagattaggagcacactcttaaagggagttctcctaatatcagtttgttacctgtataaaagacacctgtccacagaagcaataaatcaatcagattccaaactctccaccatggccaagaccaaagagctctccaaggatggtagggacaagactgtagacctacacaagtctggaatgggctacaagaccattgccaagcagcttggtgagaaggggacaacagttggtgcgattattcgcaaatggaagaaacacaaaagaactgtcgatctccctcgacctggggctccatgcaagatctcacctcgtggagttgcaatgatcatgagaacagtgaggaatcagcccagaactacacgggaggatcttgtcaatgatctcaaggcagctgggaccatagtcaccaagaaaacaattggtaacacactacgccgtgaaggactgaaatcctgcagcgcacgcaaggtccgctgctcaagaaagcacatatacatgcccgtctgaagtttgccaatgaacatctgaatgattcagaggacaactgagtgaaaatgttgtggtcagatgagaccaaaatggagctctttggcatcaactcaactcgccgtgtttggaggaggaggaatgctgcctatgacccctggaacaccattaccaccgtcaaacatggaggtggaaacattatgctttgggggtgtttttctgctaaggggacaggacaacttcaccgcatcaaagggacgatggacggggccatgtaccgtcaaatcttgggtgaaaacctccttccctcagacagggcattgaaaatgggtcgtggatgggtattccagcatgacaatgacccaaaacacacggccaaggcaacaaaggagtggctcaagaagaagcacattaaggtcctggagtgacctagccagtctccagaccttaatcccatagaaaatctgtggagggagctgaaggttcgagttgccaaacgtcagcctcgaaaccttaatgacttggagaagatctgcaaagaggagtgggacaaaatccctcctgagatgtgtgcaaacctggtggccaactacaagaaacgtctgacctctgtgattgccaacaagggtttttaaaccaagtactaagtcatgttttgcagaggggtcaaatacttatttccctcattaaactgcaaatcaatttctaacatttttgacgcgtttttctggatttttttgttgttattctgtctctcactgttcaaataaatctaccattaaaattatagacttatcatttctttgtcagtgggcaaacggacaaaatcagcaggggatcaaatacttttttcccctcactgtatatatatatatatatatatatacacacacatcctacGAGGGAATCAGAGCCTCAGATCTCAGCTGTGGAGTGTGACAGGATGAAGCAGAGTGGACCCGGAGTAAAATCTGAGGAAGTCCattttttggacaaaaaaaaaaaaaaaaaaactataaatatagcctttgtgtttttttggtgaaatttttgacattttttgatCTGCAAATTCATACCATGCAATATAGAGGTCAAGACCAAGACAGGAACACAAGTTTAGTGTTCCTGTTAAGCTCCAAAGGTGAGATCCAACGCTCTCAATCCCTCATATGATATACATACTGATGAAtaaaaattgatttaaaaatcacaaaaacatcAAACTTGTGTTCTTGTCTAAATCCTGACTTCCCTAATCCAGGGTGTGAATTTGGGGAAGATcgaataacaaaaaaattcacCCAAAAATATTCAGAAGGTCTCTGAATAACGCTTGggtaaaaaaaatcttcagcaTATTCACACCGTTGGTTAGTGAAGTCGAGATAGACAAGAGTGTGCGTTGTTTCATATGATTCTGTTCAGAAGTCGAGATCAGAGGCTTTTGTTTACACTATATTCCAGTCACAGTCCAATGTACTGATTTTAACAAACATGTTTTGTATCAACACAACCAAAAATCATAACGTAAAGACACAAATGTTATGCTTTATGGTTGTGTTGATATAAAACATGCTTTAGTAACATCCTTTTGCCGCCTCTTCAAATTCCCGGaaaactatttttgttttcCGTCTAAATACAGCAAACTGAGGCCATGCAGACTCTAGAGAGGGTCAGTGAGAGACAGTAGTGTAGTTTCTGTAGTGGGAAAGTCTAAGACTTAGCAATCCCCAAACTCCGGCATTAGAGCCCTCACAGACAAGTGAATGGGTGACGACCAAAGCTAACGCTAACACTCGCCCATGGGAGCACCGCTCCTCTCCGCTTCACGTGTCCAGCAGGTTTGCTCTCCTCAGTGAAGAACCCGCTGAGAaacctgaaagagctcttgTTATAGGAGACTCTATCTTAAGGCAGGTGATATTAGCTAGGCCTTTAGGGTCTCCAGCAGTTTTAGTTAGGTGCACACCGGGAGCCAGGACACCGGACATAGCAGGTAATCTTAGGGTCTTAGTCAAGCACAGGTTTTCAAAGATAGTTATTCATGTAGGAGCTAATGATATACACCAGTCAGTCGGTCAGACGTTACTAGAGTAACGTTGTAGAGGTGTGTAAAGTAGCGAAGGCGATGTCCGGTGCAGTAGTATGTGCTCTGGCCCCATCACAATGCAGCGTGGTGATGTAGATTACAGGTGTTATGGTCACTGAACTTCTGGAGGTCCAGGTGGTGCTCCGAAAACAGTGTGGGCTTTATAGATGACTGGAGTCGTTTTGAGGGCAAGGCTGGGCTGTTAGGGCGGGACGGTATCCATCCCACTCGGGAAAGTGCTGCTCTCGTTTGTTGCAGCAGAACACAGTCCCAGACCAGGTCTAGTTAATCTGGAATAATCCAGAGTCAAGGCCAAGGAGCAGACGAGCCGGCTAAACCGACCGTCTGCTGTCTGCACCGAGTCCTCACCTTGGTTCCACAACCGAccgtgtctgttccccgagatAAACAATACTGTAGAAACACTCCTAATTAAAACCTAATGAACATAAAATGAGATGGtactgaatgcacagccagcagcAGATCTGAAGCTAGCACTGTTAAACATTACATCTCGTACGTCTAAAGCACTTCTTGTTAATGAAAGCGTTATTGATCAGgagtttaatataatgtgtttaacagagaTATGGATTAAACCTGACGAGTACACAGCACTGAACGAAGCccgtcctcctggatacagttatatacatcagcctCGTCTGACTGGCAGAGGGGGAGGAGTCTCACTCGTTTAGAATGATAATctattcatcacacacacctcgTCATAAACTCAACTCTTCTGAAGTTCTTTATACTAGTACAACATACAGCAACAAAAACCCGAGTCGATTCCGCTGAAGATTATTTACAGACCCGCAGGGCCATGTTCTGAATTCCTTGGAGAATTTGCAGATTTAATCTTTAACCTGGTTGTTTCTTTAGACAAAGCTCTAATCgttggagactttaatattcattttgagaacccagaagaccctctgagaacagcggttgtgtctaGATTCAGTACGGGTCAATCAGAACGTCATAGAacccactcataatggtggtcactcttaattaattgattaatactAACATTTGGATTAATTATGTAAAACATAGTCACATTACACCAGCCTGAATCTCAGATCATTTCTTCATCTCATTTAAGATGTGTCTTTATCATACTACATGCACTTCACCACACTACCGTGTCAAACCTACATTCACATCAACTACTGCACAGTTTTATCATCAATCTCCCCGAGTCGATCAGAGTTTCCTCAAACAAATACTACCAGAAGCAAACATACCTCCATTAAAAACCAATTCCCCCCTCAGCATTGGCTATGTGCCGAAATCCTTTAAACTATCAGTTATCACACCCCTGATTAAACACTACAGACcgatatcaaatctccccttcatctccaagatcttagagaCGGTTGTACACAGCAGCTCTGCTCGTACTTACATGGGAACATCATTCATGTAATGTaccagtcaggatttagacctcatcatagcacagagacagcgctggttaaagtagtaaacgaccttctactgacctctgatcagggttgtgtctccttaaTGCATATCTAAAATGTAAGAAAGTACTTGCAGAACGTAGGACCCTAAAACTGAGTGTCACTagaaaaggttccaagtagaaaCCAAGTTTTAGGAAATTAAAACCTTTAATTATCCAATTAACCTTTAAATATAGAACCCTATAACTGTTTCCAGATCACAAAAGGTTCCATGTAAAACCCTTTAAGAGGTGAAGAACCCTTCAATATCCAACAAACCCTTATACAGTATAGAACCATTTAAGTGTTCCCAATCACAGAAGCTTCCAGCAGAACCCTTTTAGAAAGTGAAGCACTTATTACAAAGAACCCTTACTTATACAAAGAGCTATTAAAGAACGTAGAACCCTGCAACTGAAGGTTTCCTATTAGACAAGGTTCCAGTTAGAACCTTTTTAGAAAGCTAAGAACCTCTACTTGTTACACAAAGAATGTAGCACTCTACAAATGATTGTTTATCAGAAGGTTTACCACCATTTTAGGAGGCTATGAACCCTTAATAATCACAACAGAGAACCCTTGAAGAATGCAGAATCCTACAACTGAGTACCAAGAAGCTCCGTATTCGACAGattacaaagaaaataatttgcaGTTTGTACTAAACACGTACCCCGTTAATACCCACTCTGAGAACAGAAGGTTCTTTAACggttcactggataattaagggttcttagcttccaaaatGGGTTCTACATCTGAACACACAGCTTTCTAATCGGTTCTACCTTTGGGGTTCTAGATCATTTAAGTGCTTATTGAATTATTAAGAGCCTCTTTAAACTCTTCTACATGTAACTCTTTCTAACAGGAAACACTTGTAGCGTCGTAGCTTTTGACACAGAACCTTTAAAGTTTCCCTCAAAGGAGCAGTGAAGAACGCTTAAGGGTTCtacattaaaaatcaaaaaaaaaaattgcactgtTCAGTACAACAGGCTCCGCCCACCATAGTGGAAAACCAACTCGACTGAATGAACAGTAAAAAAAGATTATAGATttgtctcagtgtgtgtgtgtgtgtgtgatcaagtgtgtgtgtgagtgtgtgtgtgagtgtgtgtgtgtgagtgtgtgtgtgtgagtgtgtgtgtgagtgtgtgtgagagtgtgtgtgtgagtgtgtgtgtgtgagtgtgtgtgtgagtgtgtgtgtgagtgtgtgtgtgagtgtgtgtgtgtgtgtgtgtgagtgtgtgtgtgagtgtgtgtgtgtgtgtgtgtgtgtgtgtgtgtgtgtgtgagtgtgtgtgtgtgagtgtgtgtgtgtgtgtgtgtgtgtgtgtgtgagtgtgtgtgtgtgagtgtgtgtgagtgtgtgtgtgagtgtgtgagtgtgtgtgagtgtgtgtgtgtgagtgtggccTCACCACTGCTGCGATATCGATTTGGTAATATCTGAATCTGTCCACTGGAGAGACGACGGTGCTGTTCTTCATGTTGAGTGTGATGTTGGCGAGAGGAACCGAGGCGCTGAGATAGAACAGAGCTGCCAGGAGGTGATACACAAAgtcctacaaacacacacacacacacacacacacacacacacagacacacacacagacacacacacagacacacacacagacaaacacacagacacacacacagacacacacacagacacacacacacacacattcactgtcTCGGTCCACCAAGAACTGTTTTAATTCATGCACTTTCTCTATGAAATGTACGGGTTGTATTCAGAGTAGAGTTACTCACTCTGAAATGAATCAGAATTCAGAACTCATTCAGAACTAcagacatttacattcatggcattcAGCACATGCCTGTATCCCGAGTGACGTACAGAAGTGTTCTGCAGTCTGTCGTAGCAGCAGTCTAAACCCTGCTGTGGAGGTTAGTACAGTATGAAAAATCACAagaaatgatgatgatttttaaataaataaagaacagagTGCTGATTTCAGCGGTTGGTGAAGAGGTGGGACTTCAGCGACTCGTGACTCGGCTGTTCGGACAGTCGTGGGAAGTTTGTTCCGCCTGCTAGACGACAGAACAGAGACAAGCCTCGATGCAGCTCTTAATTTTGCTTCTTGTCGTAAAACGGTGGCAAAGTCATCAGCAGTCAGGGAGGAGCGTGATGGAGGAAGCTGTGGTTAAGAAGTGAAGCAGAGTTCTACAACAGGGGTGTCCAACCTTATCCGGAAAGAGTCGGAgggggtgcaggttttcatttcaatcaACCAGGAGCCGCACCTGactccacctgtttaatcagtttggCTTTCGAcagactcgggtgtggcttctatttggttggaatgaaaacctgcagcacaccggccctttccggataagatcggacgcCCCTGCTCTACAAGCTTTGCCTTTAGAAGGACGTCTTAGCAGCTGTCACTTTGGACGAGAACATGGACAGGAGTGAGCGGTGCGAGAGGAGATTAGTATCTCAACTTGTGATTTCCTTCACTTTCTCTCCACTGCTCTGAATTCTCTGACTGCTGTACAACACATCTGACAGCCAAGCAGCAGGCGAGAACACGTCTCAGGTTTATGAGAAAGACGGCACAGGAGGTCTGTGGAGGAGGAAAGTGAAGAAAGGAAAGTGCTCGTGGCTAATTCCAGCGTTAGAGAGGGAAATGGGTCTGGAAGCTGTGGATGAAAGAGCGGTAGAGCGGAGAGGGGACGAGGTTATTGGAAGGACGGCCTCTGTTTTGTCGAGGATAGCTTTTGGGGCGATGAGATGTGAAGACAGAGATTGCTTTGAGGCACATAATAGCAGGAAAGTAACAAGAACTGTGCTGAAAAGGATTAAAAGGGTACAGCTTAGTCAGatgaagagtggaggttatgcTTACCCCGGCGGTCCAGTCTGGACCGGGTTCAGGACAGTTTATATAGGACTGAAATATACTGAAGGTGTCTGTAGCAGTTAGAAGAGAACATTAGATGGCTAGTGTTGTGCTACTGACATCTTCAATATATCTGAACAAGCCCTGGCACACCCGAGACACCTAATTATCATAGACTAAAACTACAAAATCAACAATACTACAGTCACAAGACTAGCTCCACAGAGTCCTGCAGACAGACGCAGGAACCGGAACTCGACCTGAACAGCAGGTTAAACCCACGATAGGAAATCTCAAAGCGTTATTCCGAGGATACGTGAGAGATACGGACACGGGGGTGGAGTTTATCTAAAATAGGGGCGTGTTTCAGTTACGCTCGATTCTGATCTTGAACTTAAGCGCATATCGGCTCGGGAGAGGCGCAGCGTGAAGTCCAGCGCCACCGTCTGACGGAACCACAACATGTCACGCTGATATTTATGTTTTATCTGTAAATACACTCTACactctgtaaacacacactatgGAATGTCATTCAAGGTCAGTATTATATCcatgaagagaagaagaagactttatttttcacatatacattacagctcAGTGAAATGTTTTTCTCCACATATTCCAACTTTttcgtttcttttcttttttttttacagatccTGGGTCAGAGCGCAGGTCAGCCGTGACACGGCCcgctggagcagagagggttaaacgTGCCTCGCTCAACGGCCCAACAGTGGCGGCTTggtgatcagtaacccagagcctttaaccactgagccatcactgctaaataaataccacattattaattaatgaataatatcGCCACTTTAAGGTCCACGAAAGTTATTTTCTCACACAGAGGAGACTGGAGGAGACGCATTTTAATCAGACTCTGATCTCGAATCCCTTACCTTGTTCTTTTAGGTTTAAAGCTACTGAGAAACTCCGCGTAAGCAGCGGTGAAACCTGACTCTGAACACCAGAAACTTTCCCCACGTAAACACTGACACctgacaataacaacaacatgacAGGAAAACTGGGCGTGGCCTGGTGGCCTGTCCAGCTTTTTAAACCACGCTGAAAAAACATTAGAAACCATTAGAGATTTCTAGTGGTTCCTAATGGTTTTTCATGTGTTTAATGTGGTGATCTGTAATGGTAGTGTAATGGTATGTGGTGTTCCTAATGGTTCCTGATAGTCTGGTGTGCTAATTTTATTTTGATGGTCATCATCTTCACTTCAAAAAGAACTAAAATGAAAATCTctaatggaaaccattaagcCAGTTCCTCTTAATGTTCCTTAAAAATATCTGTGTGCAAGATGAACGGAGCAATGCTAAGTGGCTaacactttttacatttttattcgtATTAACAGTATTTACAAGCACGTAATTTGTCTTGATATATTGTTGCGAAGTGAACATGATGACGATGAAGATGAAGagtagtgtgtgttggtgctcACTGCAGTAGCCCAGCCTCCTTTGTTCTTGTGAACTCCACAGGCAAATATGATGAGCCACAGGAAGGTCATGACAAAACAGAACACGGAGACGAACATCACCCAACCCTGAGGGTTCTCCGGTTGTACATGAGTTGAAGCCACCAGGATCCACACCAAGCCACCGAAtatctgcaacacacacacacacacacacacacacacacacacacacacacacacgaaaccgGTAAGTGTGCAGTACAAACTCCAAATTAttgctcattattttcttcttaatatcTAGAACCTGTCAGAAGTTCTTCCTCCTGGTACATTCATAgaaaaagggttctttaagggttcattaGATAATGAAGGGTTCTGACCCTCCTAACAACACCTTCTACATGGAACCTTCTCTGATAAGCAAACAGTAAGAGGCTCCTGGTCTTTTGAGCAGGTTCTTAGCCTCCTAAAAGGGTTCTAGTTTGTATTTTTTCTGAAAAAATCTCACTCGAAAGGTTCCTCATTCTTCAAGGGTTCTGTACAGTGAGTAAGGGTGCTAGTGTTACTAAAAAGGTTCTAGTTGGAACCTTTACTGACAGGGAACCATTTATAGGATTCTAGACTATATTATTTAAGTGTTTGCtagataattaagggttctgaGCCTCCTAAAAGGGCTCTACTTGGAACTCTGTCGGATAAACATTATCAGTTGTAGGGTTCTATCTTCTGCAAAGGTTCTTTGTAATAAGTAGGGTTCTCAGCTTGTTGAAATGGTTCTAGTTTGAACTTTCTGTTGGGAAACAGTTACAGCATTCTGTACTCTTAGGGTTTACTGGATACTCAGGGGCAGAACTGAAGAACCCACAGGGGTTCTAAATGAATGTTCAAAGTACTTAGTGACTAACATGCTTTAAGACACATAACTGTGTGTAGGAGGATCCAGAGCTGTGTAATAATTACAcggcaataaaaataaatacataaaataaatataaataaaataaattgaagcTCAGGGGTGTGACACTTGAACAGTGTTAAACTGTAAACACTTCAGGATCAAattacactaaacacacacacacacacacacacacacacacgtacacacgcacgcacgcacgcacacatgcacacatgcacacgcgcacacacgcacacacgcacacacgcacgcacacacgcacgcacacacacacgcagtattaataattaatgcGTCTCTGCTCCTCTAACACATTTAaaggaaatataaatatattcacaAATACATTCCTGCTTCCTggacacactgtctctctctccctgtctctctctctctccctcctgctccccgtctctctctctctccctcctgctccccgtctctctctctctccctcctgctccccgtctctctctctctctcc
Proteins encoded:
- the malb gene encoding mal, T cell differentiation protein b; this translates as MAAATAQAMANLPSGLGICTTAPEIFYLPELIFGGLVWILVASTHVQPENPQGWVMFVSVFCFVMTFLWLIIFACGVHKNKGGWATADFVYHLLAALFYLSASVPLANITLNMKNSTVVSPVDRFRYYQIDIAAVVFSYTATLFYFIHCILSAIRWKSF